From the genome of Onychomys torridus chromosome 14, mOncTor1.1, whole genome shotgun sequence:
GATTCCATACAGCAAACAGAGACTCACGACCAGACTGGTCACGTCAAGATTTAATCAatgggctgggaggcagaggcaggtctctgtgagttcaaggccagcctggtctacaaagagagttccaggaaaggcgcaaaactacagagaaaccctgtctcaaaaaacaaaacaaacaatcaaaaaaagaTTTAATCAATGAACTATTACCTGATGTTTTTTCTCTATCTCTTTGATATTGGGTCTcattcagcccaggctggccttgaacttattatgtagatGGGGTTGGTCTAAAAACTTgcagcgatcctcctgcctctgccttttagtgctgagattatgggtgtGAACCACTAAGCCTGGATGTTTTTTGAGGGGGGGAGTGTGGGGGCAGAGGTGGATGATGGGTAAATACACAGTTCAGGCTTGTCTGGAGCTTATGACCCTCTTGCCTCTTGTGAGGTAggcctgtttatttatttgaacagGATCTCAGTGTGCTGCTCAGACTGGCTTGAAGCTCACAaccctcctgcctgcctcctcaAGCTGCCACCTCCCCATTTTACCTTTCCATTTCTGGGCTTCCCTATTAGGGCAGAGGATGTCCCTGTCACCATGCTCCTCTGCTCCTCTTTAGGTATCGCTTTTCGCTAGGTAGTGTTTGCGGCTTCAAGCATGCTTGGTGGTGTAAGATTGTGTGCAGCGAAGCAGAACAATAATGTCGCTTTCTACAGATAAGGTCTTCCTGGGGATagagagaatgaggaaaaggGCGGTTTCTATCTACTGGCTGCCTACCTGCTGTGGACCTGTCTGGAAGAAGCCGGTGACCACAGCCTGAACACAAAAGCAAGAACGGCAAGTTAGTATTTATCAGAAGGCTCAATCTCCAGCGCAGAGATAGGGTACAAGTTGATACTGTTTAAAAACCAAGACAAACCAAGCCCCTGCAACCAAGCATCATCTTTAATGAAGACTTCTAAAGAACAAGAACCAAGAGCTGACCACAGAGAAGCAGCTAATCAGAGCTCAGTTTCTGCTGCAGAACACCTCTCAGCCAGTGTTTGGACACTGGAGAGTTTGGTCACTATTGCTGAAGAATCGGGGCTGAGGGCACTATGGAGACTCAGGAGACTGACTGGCCAGGTGCACGGGACTCAGGAGGCACGCACTTAAGAGACCAGGAACCTGTAGAGGTAACACCCCCAGCTAGAGGGGAGTCTCTTGGAGGCCATCCTTCACAGTGGATCCATACCCCTGGGTCAAGTTAGCTGACATCCCTAAGCAACCTCCTCCCATCCCTACTGACTTTAATCCAACAGCAAACAGCAGTGGAGACTACTCTATGTCACTCCAGTCTCCCGCTCCCTTCTGAGGCCTCAACAAAGGCCATCGAGGGGCGAGAACTCGAGCTCTCAAGAGGAGGGTCGCAGACACGtttttggaggtcagaggcatcaaACAGCAGTCTTGAAATTCTGTTCATCTTGGCACTGGTTCAATTTCAGGTCTGATTTCTCTTCTGCGTCTTCCCCTGCCTGCAGCCACGGCCTCTCACCCCACACAGACTCAGCGTGTCAGAGTTTAGCCTTTGATGGCCACCGGGATCTCCCAGCAGAAGagcttttgctttttgtcatCCAGAAGTTCCCATTTCACCACGAGCTTTATCtggaacaagaaaaggaagtgGGAAAAATGAATCCGGGACCCGATTTATCACCATCAATccgaattctttctttttaagtcatATCATCATGAAGCCCGGTTAGGATATGGCTACTATCGTTGGCCTTAACTCTGAAGAGTAAACCAAGTTATAGCAATGGTGTTATCTAACCCAGTCCGGTCTGTCAATGTAATTTCTCAAGGGTAacatttcttccctctctcctcttctttctgtttaaattattttctaaattgtattttatgtgtatgaacggTTGCCggaatgtatgcatgtacattACTTGTATTCCTGGTACCGGactcacagatggttgtgagctgcttcttggtgctgggaatcgaaccccgggtcctctgcaggggcagctagtgctcttaaccactgaaccatctctctagctcctcctttaagttttctttttctctttttaataaaaataatgtctttatttttaattttatgtgcactgatgttttgcctgcatgtatgtctgtgtaagggtgttggatcccctggaactggagttacagacagttgtgagctgccatgtgggtggtgggaattgaacttgtgattttcaccactgagccatctcttcagcccctttcttcttcttttttaaagatatagtCTTCATAGGTAACCCAGATTagctttgaacttactatgtagtagCCCTAAATTTGTAGTAATCCCCTGACTTCAGCCCCCTGAATCCTGGGATTTTAGGTGGACCACCAGACCTGGCTATCAAATGTAGTTCTAAaacccttctcttctttcctattttcttcCCGCCCTCCATTTGTCAAAACAGAGTTTTTATTACACAGCTTTAGCTGACCTAGGACTTGGCTATGTAGCTagctagctcaggctggcctcaaactcttggtcctccgtttctgcctcctgagcgctgaggTTCCAAGTGCACACTACTGACTTTAATCTTAGATCACAGGCATGTAAACAGAGCCTTcaaaaataatagtttaaaaaaatagttttacatttaagccagacggtggtggcagtggtggcacacgcttttaatcccagcactcgggaggcagaggcaggcggatctctgtgagttcgaggccagcctggtctatagagtgagatccaggacaggctccaaagctacacagagaaaccctgtctctaaaacacaaaaacaaagcaaacaacaacaacaaaatttaaatagCTTCTCACTTATTTGACAAACTTCCATAGGCTTTTCCCCCTGAactgtgaaaacagaaaataaaagctcTTAGATTCTTCAGTGTAAAGAGACTTTCTTGTTAGCTAGAAATAAAAAATGCCAAAGCACAAAGGATGGTCCAAAGCCATGGTGCTCAGCCTGTGAGTTGTGACCTTTGGGGTGGAGGGTCaagcaaccctttcacaggggtcatctatgACCACTGGAAAATGGATATTTACGTTGTgacagcaaaatgacagttatgaagtagcaatgaaaataatttgatggttgggagtcactacaacatgaggaactgtattaaaagggtcgcagcattaggaaggttgagaaccactggtccaaAGGCATGTGTAATTGGATAATTTAAAGGACAACCACATTGTGTAGCAACGGAGTTTAAGTTAACTTCCCTGAActgccctccccgcccccaccccattggcctcctctcctctcccagacgGGCCTGGAACTCTGAACTGTATAGCCCAGGCATGTCAATGCTGCCTGAGCTTTTCAACTGCCCGGAGTGCACATGAGCAGGCACAGCTCTTATCCTAAGCTGATTTCGGAGTATAGATCTCATCTGAGACCGCGACTGTGGCTCGCTCCATTCCAACCATGAGCTGTGTGGTTGTGACTGTTGGTTTCCTGAGACGCAGTCTCACTTCTGCATCCCAGGCAGCCTGGAACTCTGGAACATGCCTGTGATCTAAGATTAAAGTCAGTAGTGTGCACTTGGAAcctcagcgctcaggaggcagaaatggaggaccaagagtttgaggccagcctgagctacatcactagatagtctaggctggccttcaacccATAGCAACCCTGCCTACGCCTTCCAAGTGTtgagcaccatgtgcatgcagtgccctaggagaccagaagagggcgttggggATTCGGTCCACAAAAAGGGCATTCTTGGGTCCCTCAGGCCTCTTCAGCTTCACCGGAACTGGAGCCATGAGCAGGGTCACACAGCAGCTGGGAATGGACTTGGGTacttagaagagcagcaagtactccttaactactgagctatctctctggccacCCACTTCTAATTCTAATAAAGTAGTTAGTTATTTATGGGGGAAAAGCAATTACTTCCTCCATCTTTATCTCGATTCCTCTCTACCGGTGACTACTTCGGCCTGCAGAAAAGTAGACATTCTGCCCGTCATTAGTACCACCACTGTTTGGCACTGCGAGTGTCTTCACAGTGTAAGGCTCAAGGAACAGTACCATGCACAATCCTGAGAACCTGACTTTGTTTTCAGGACTTGCATATGCTACTATTTAACTTGTATAAACTAACAGCTTAAGCTGTTTTTCAAACGAAATGCAAAGTACCTACTGGGGGTCAGGTTCTGCCTGTTAACTGGACTATGAACTAGCTAGCCATCTACAAATCTTTACTGTCTCCAACAATCCTTAAACCAggggttctcacccttcctaatgctgtgacactttaatacagttcctcgtgttgtggtgacccctccaaccataaaattcttttcattgctacttcataactgcaattttgctactgttgtgaactgtaatgtaaatactgtgttttccagtggtcttaggcgacccctgtgaatgGGCTGTttaaccccaaaggggtcaagacccacatgTCGAAAACTACTGCCTTAAACACAGACTGCTGGTAGCTTTCTTAGAATGTCTGTTACTTGTTACGCTTTTCTAGAAAAGATTGCACATGGATTCTACGTGGcttcctaaaaaaacaaaaacaaagacaaaactccTGCCGAGAcggtgacacaggcctgtaatggcagcccttgggaggctgaggcagttgTTTGCCTCAACACAAACGAACAATTCCAGAATAAAACAACGAAGTAGCTCTTTACTTATGGGAAAAGAGCAATTGCATTCCGTAGTCCACTTTTCTCAAGATTCCTACCTGAGGGGGAGACCACCCCAGCACTGCCTGCGGGACAGGAAGTAGGTATGGCAGGACTGTGGGCAGACGGAACATCAATCACTCCAAGGAAATGCTACTGTGGCGCTAAGGGCTCCCGCTCTTTCGTCAAGAGCATGGAGAATCCAGGACCCTGAAGATGCTGTCAAGAAAACTTAGACCTTTTACTATTTGCTAGCTGGCTAAAATTGTTTAACCCTGCACAGGCTTTGGACTTGGAAGCCCTGCCTCTAAATCTAACCACTAGGACTTCCTGGTAGAGCAAACTTGAACTCGGTCTGTAGTACATAACATCAGAGGCTTACAGTTCTTCACTTACAAGCCAGAAATAATAACACCACTCCACAGGGAGCTCCTGGGGATTCAGTCCACAAAAAGGGCATTCTCGGGTCCCTTTTCCAGAAATGACAGGCCCTTTGGCCCAGTCCCTGCTTCTTACTCCCAGCCTCTGATGTCTGACCCAGCCCCAGGGCCTCTGTTCCAACAAGGTCAGCGTCACTTACAGAGGGGTATTCATTCTTCACTGGCAGTTTATTCAGGTAGTTGTAGACCTTGTCTTTCTGGATGGGGCAGCTGATCCCACACTTACAGCCGTCAGGTTCAGGAATAGGGAAGAAGACTGGAAGCCCTGCCAGGATGCCGTATACTGAGGCGGAGCTGTTCTCAGACTGAGTGCCTAGGAAGACAGAGTGCAAGACCGGTGAAGGATTGTGGACCTGCAAATTCTAAGGCAAGTCATCAAATATTCTCAAAGGCTGGATGGCTGCCGCAGCAGATCAGagtctctttcttctggcatctcCATCTTTGTGGGTCACCTGTGGCACCTAGCCCTGGTGTACAAGGTGGGAGGAGCATGCTCCCCATCAAGGGAATCAGGCTACCTGGACAAATAACCTTATCTACCAGGACTGCTGACCTCTGTCAGTGTGCACTGCGTGTTTTAAATGTCACAGGCTAGCTGGGCAGTGACAGGTAATCTTTTAGGTACTGTGTACCATTAAAAGAGACCGTCATTCCTTGGTCCCCTCTAGCCTCTacacagaaaggaggagggataAAATTATTATCAGATTAGGGCAACTAGTTATTACAGTTTCTCAGGCAGGAGTGAAGAGATTCTAAAGAGGCCACTGTGCTCATCCCTCTGACTACAGGCTGTTGAGACAACGTGCCCCACCCCAAGGAATTGGAACGCCCCCTGGAATTCTCGCAAAAGAAGGAATTTGCCATGCCAGAAGGTCACAGGGCTCTGATAACTTGAGACAGGTCAGGGCTGAGCTAACGATGTATCACACCTTGACCAGGAAC
Proteins encoded in this window:
- the Npc2 gene encoding NPC intracellular cholesterol transporter 2, translated to MRFLAATILLLALVAAIQAEPLHFKDCGSTVGVTKEVNVSPCPNQPCELQKGQSYSVNVTFISSTQSENSSASVYGILAGLPVFFPIPEPDGCKCGISCPIQKDKVYNYLNKLPVKNEYPSIKLVVKWELLDDKKQKLFCWEIPVAIKG